The following are encoded in a window of Gossypium raimondii isolate GPD5lz chromosome 13, ASM2569854v1, whole genome shotgun sequence genomic DNA:
- the LOC105782714 gene encoding protein NETWORKED 4B: MPKKKITKKWLSAEMDRRVKQMLNLIDQDADSFAKKAEMYYQKRPELVAHVEEFYRLYRTLVERNDYLKGELRRNVLLDVQSQGSGVSDNGFELPPTCPSPEQRLTRRRSGARAAGFEFFLGSSWSDMYQRGDDESSYVTDSEPESDDGSVNNYTVSSTTNLGDQGAGRKTIELEIELRETKEKLQILEDESELLARIRKYEEELKIVNRKLRLSEEKNNWLTIELQKYKQMETSESDSSEEDSVKTDTSMVQNKVDKETLHDDGKILPLEDEFNLTKEMPQDPEAEIACLKLENKQAFEKIQSLQGQLDMAQSEIRTSNTKLSILKKEVCKLQGRMAMLKDGLVSRDNEIRELKIVVSDAEMKIFNEKAQIGAKVSKLLEERSYLEEQLRDGESHARSLEEEIRNVLTEKRELEERLHDEIEALKTEIAKRGDSIKILNENLETLKSERDELKMKIDLLEEEVGYKGDQIVEMDKQLHRLRVEHGELIASAEGANKLVEEMQGKAKELEDEIERQSRAIAEAAEEKREAIRQLCFSLEHYRDGYYKLKQAFTGNKRVPILAT; the protein is encoded by the coding sequence ATGCCGAAgaagaaaataaccaaaaaatggCTATCTGCAGAAATGGATCGAAGAGTCAAACAGATGTTGAATCTGATTGACCAAGATGCGGATTCCTTTGCCAAGAAGGCCGAGATGTATTATCAGAAACGGCCGGAACTTGTGGCTCATGTTGAGGAGTTCTACCGTTTATATCGAACCTTGGTGGAGCGTAATGATTATCTTAAAGGAGAATTGAGGAGGAATGTTCTGTTGGACGTTCAATCTCAAGGTTCAGGTGTCTCAGATAATGGCTTTGAATTGCCGCCTACTTGTCCCTCTCCTGAACAAAGGTTGACTCGTAGGAGGTCGGGTGCACGAGCTGCCGGTTTTGAATTCTTCCTTGGTTCTAGTTGGAGCGATATGTACCAGAGAGGAGATGACGAGTCGTCTTATGTAACAGATTCCGAACCGGAGTCTGATGATGGATCGGTTAATAATTACACGGTTTCATCAACGACGAATTTAGGCGATCAAGGGGCGGGTCGGAAGACAATTGAATTGGAGATTGAGCTCCGCGAAACGAAAGAGAAGCTACAAATACTTGAGGATGAATCGGAACTTCTTGCTCGGATTAGAAAGTATGAGGAAGAATTGAAGATTGTTAATAGAAAACTACGACTTTCcgaagaaaaaaacaattggTTGACAATTGAGCTACAGAAATATAAACAGATGGAAACATCGGAATCGGATTCATCCGAAGAAGATAGTGTTAAAACTGACACTTCAATGGTTCAAAACAAGGTGGATAAAGAAACCCTGCATGATGATGGCAAGATCCTGCCCTTGGAGGATGAGTTCAATTTGACTAAAGAAATGCCTCAGGATCCCGAAGCGGAAATCGCGTGTTTGAAACTCGAGAATAAACAGGCGTTTGAAAAGATTCAAAGTTTGCAGGGTCAGCTCGATATGGCTCAAAGCGAGATAAGGACATCGAATACGAAACTGAGTATACTGAAAAAAGAGGTTTGCAAGCTGCAGGGGAGAATGGCTATGTTAAAGGATGGTCTAGTGAGCCGGGATAATGAGATTAGGGAATTAAAGATAGTCGTATCCGATGCCGAGATGAAGATTTTTAACGAAAAAGCGCAGATCGGAGCTAAGGTATCGAAATTGTTGGAGGAACGAAGTTATTTAGAAGAACAACTTAGGGATGGGGAGTCGCATGCTCGGTCTTTGGAGGAAGAGATTAGAAATGTTCTTACTGAAAAACGAGAATTGGAGGAGAGGCTGCACGATGAAATCGAGGCGTTGAAAACAGAGATTGCTAAGAGAGGTGATTCcattaaaattctaaatgaaAACCTCGAGACCTTGAAATCCGAGAGAGATGAGCTCAAGATGAAAATCGAtttacttgaagaagaagttgGTTATAAAGGTGATCAAATTGTTGAAATGGATAAGCAACTGCACCGATTACGTGTGGAACACGGGGAACTAATCGCTAGTGCTGAAGGAGCAAACAAATTGGTGGAGGAAATGCAAGGAAAAGCGAAGGAACTAGAGGATGAAATCGAGAGGCAAAGTAGAGCAATAGCGGAAGCAGcggaagagaaaagagaagctATACGACAACTCTGCTTCTCTCTCGAACATTATAGAGATGGGTATTATAAGCTTAAGCAAGCATTTACGGGGAACAAGCGAGTCCCTATTTTGGCAACATGA
- the LOC105781901 gene encoding probable N-acetyltransferase HLS1: protein MGYGSGELIIRSYNAQNDRVRVEGLESICEVGPADKPFLFTDTLGDPICRIKNSPIYNMLVAELGGQLVGVIQGTIKLVTLHKPPKNVAKVGYILGLRVAPAYRRHGIGSRLVTKLEEWFVACDVDYTYMATEKDNEASYKLFVNKLGYVKFRTPAILVNPVNHHRSSQISSNFKLTKLKIEEAESLYRKYLSSTEFFPIDIGNILRNKLSLGTWVSYPKGETWGKVPTSWAMLSVWNSGELFKLRLGNVPISCFMYTKSSQLIQKFLPCFKLPSIPDFFNPFGFYFIYGVYGEGPLYGKLVKSLCNFVHNMASSRPKDCKVIVTEIGGNDTRSKLHIPHRKSMSCSEDLWCIKSLKNEDRKSVHKLTTVPPTRALFVDPREV, encoded by the exons atggGATATGGTAGTGGGGAGCTTATTATACGAAGCTACAATGCCCAAAACGACAGAGTTCGAGTTGAAGGTCTGGAGAGTATATGTGAAGTAGGTCCAGCTGATAAACCATTTCTCTTCACAGACACTTTGGGTGACCCAATTTGCAGAATAAAAAACAGTCCCATTTACAACATGCTG GTAGCCGAGTTGGGCGGTCAATTGGTTGGTGTTATCCAAGGCACAATAAAGCTAGTAACACTACACAAGCCTCCCAAGAATGTAGCCAAGGTGGGCTATATCTTAGGTTTAAGGGTTGCACCCGCTTACCGACGGCATGGAATCGGCTCGAGACTAGTGACCAAACTCGAGGAATGGTTCGTTGCATGTGACGTCGATTATACTTACATGGCCACCGAGAAAGATAACGAAGCCTCCTACAAGCTCTTCGTAAACAAACTAGGTTACGTTAAGTTTCGAACCCCGGCCATTCTCGTAAACCCTGTTAACCATCATCGATCATCTCAGATATCATCGAACTTCAAACTAACAAAGCTCAAAATCGAAGAAGCCGAATCTCTCTACCGTAAATACTTGTCTTCAACAGAGTTCTTCCCAATTGATATAGGCAATATACTAAGAAACAAGCTAAGCTTAGGGACTTGGGTGTCTTATCCTAAAGGTGAAACATGGGGCAAAGTCCCTACTAGTTGGGCAATGCTAAGTGTATGGAATAGTGGTGAGCTTTTCAAATTAAGGTTAGGGAATGTACCCATATCTTGTTTCATGTACACCAAGAGCTCACAGTTGATCCAAAAGTTTCTTCCCTGCTTTAAATTGCCAAGCATACCAGATTTTTTCAATCCATTCGGGTTCTACTTCATATATGGAGTTTACGGTGAAGGTCCATTATATGGCAAGCTGGTGAAAAGCCTGTGTAATTTCGTCCATAACATGGCTTCATCAAGACCCAAAGATTGTAAGGTGATTGTTACAGAAATTGGAGGTAATGACACAAGATCAAAACTTCACATCCCACATCGGAAATCAATGTCTTGCTCAGAGGATTTGTGGTGTATAAAGAGCTTGAAAAACGAAGATAGAAAGAGTGTTCATAAATTGACGACAGTGCCACCAACAAGAGCCCTTTTTGTAGACCCTAGAGAGGTTTGA
- the LOC105783986 gene encoding SAGA-associated factor 11 produces MSGPNEDNNTQLSSHIFGDLLDSIIVDVASECHRIAKLGLDRNLEEEEEEMRLSAQARARVADPSNSSETNTKYVVDIFGQTHPSVATEIFECMNCGRSIAAGRFAPHLEKCMGKGRKARLKVTRSSTAAQNRYSRGSPVSTYSPYSNSTSTNRLSNGTPSVAGEEYSNGTYEEPWNKT; encoded by the exons ATGTCTGGACCAAATGAAGATAATAATACTCAG CTTTCATCTCACATTTTCGGAGATCTCTTGGATTCCATAATTGTTGATGTTGCATCCGAGTGTCATCGGATAGCAAAATTGGGGCTCGACCGTAATttagaggaagaagaagaagaaatgaggTTATCAGCTCAAGCCCGAGCAAGGGTAGCTGATCCTAGTAATAGCAGTGAAACAAACACCAAGTATGTAGTGGATATATTTGGACAAACACACCCATCTGTAGCCACTGAAATATTTGAATGCATGAATTGTGGGAGATCCATTGCTGCAGGGAGGTTTGCTCCTCACTTGGAAAAATGCATGGGAAAG GGTAGAAAGGCACGTCTCAAGGTTACTAGGAGTAGCACAGCTGCACAAAACCGGTATTCGCGAGGCAGCCCTGTTTCTACCTATTCTCCTTATTCGAATTCTACCAGCACAAATCGGTTATCGAATGGAACCCCTAGTGTTGCAGGGGAGGAGTATTCAAATGGCACTTACGAGGAACCATGGAACAAAACTTGA
- the LOC105783806 gene encoding probable phytol kinase 3, chloroplastic yields MAAAAVSLLSAKSITAIPKLKPFLFDFHVSPPFSLSFAVAPNTTTHFTLWSRKPRRNPTPPAAAMLFPQNPVFSDTCAAVISGSIALSVLRLWQETAKRGLFDQKLNRKLVHISIGLVFMLCWPLYSSGYRGAILAAITPGVNIIRMILIGSGLWKDEATVKAMSRYGDYRELLKGPVYYATTITLACAFYWRTSPIAIAAICNLCAGDGFADIVGRQFGGQKLPYNKNKSIAGSVAMAIAGFLTSVGYMYYFSYFGYIKESTEIVFGFLIVSIASALVESLPVSTELDDNLTVTLTSILVGSLVF; encoded by the exons ATGGCTGCAGCAGCTGTCTCTCTCCTCTCTGCCAAATCAATTACAGCCATTCCAAAGCTTAAGCCTTTCCTCTTTGATTTTCACGTTTCGCCCCCTTTCTCTCTCTCCTTTGCCGTTGCCCCCAACACCACCACCCATTTCACTCTTTGGTCCCGTAAACCCCGCCGAAATCCAACCCCTCCCGCTGCTGCCATGTTATTCCCTCAAAATCCGGTCTTTTCCGACACTTGCGCCGCCGTCATTAGCGGTTCCATCGCCCTCTCTGTCCTCCGTTTATGGCAGGAGACCGCCAAACGCGGCCTGTTTGACCAG AAACTGAATAGGAAGCTCGTGCACATAAGCATTGGGCTAGTTTTCATGCTTTGTTGGCCATTATACAG TTCTGGGTATCGGGGAGCAATTTTAGCAGCTATTACACCCGGTGTCAACATAATACGTATGATTCTTATAGGTTCTGGACTATGGAAAGATGAAGCCACTGTGAAAGCAATGAGCAGATATGGTGACTACAG GGAACTTCTTAAAGGACCAGTCTATTATGCTACGACGATTACTTTGGCTTGTGCATTCTATTGGAGGACTTCACCTATAGCAATTGCTGCAATATGTAACCTTTGTGCTGGAGATG GTTTTGCCGATATCGTGGGAAGACAATTTGGTGGACAGAAACTTCCTTACAATAAGAACAAGTCCATAGCTGGTAGTGTTGCAATGGCAATAGCTGGTTTTTTGACCTCTGTTGG gtatatgtattatttttccTACTTTGGATATATCAAAGAGAGTACGGAGATTGTTTTCGGTTTCTTGATTGTGTCTATCGCATCAGCACTTGTGGAGTCACTTCCAGTTAGTACCGAGCTCGATGACAACCTCACGGTTACATTAACCTCAATATTGGTCGGCAGCCTTGTCTTCTGA
- the LOC105782645 gene encoding ubiquitin-activating enzyme E1 1 has translation MALGGANYTEIDEDLHSRQLAVYGRETMRRLFASNILISGMQGLGAEIAKNLILAGVKSVTLHDEGAVELWDLSSNFVFSETDVGKNRALASVQKLQELNNAVIISTLTTKLTKEQLSNFQAVVFTDISFEKAIEFDDYCHNYNPPISFIKAEVRGLFGSIFCDFGPEFTVVDVDGEDPHTGIIASISNDNPAFVSCVDDERLEFQDGDLVVFSEVHGMTELNDGKPRKIKSARPYSFTLEEDTTKFGTYIKGGIVTQVKQPKVLNFKPLREALKDPGEFLLSDFSKFDRPPLLHIAFQALDKFVSDLGRFPVAGSEEDANKLISIAGNINERVGDGKVEDINPKLLRNFAFGARAVLNPMAAMFGGVVGQEVVKACSGKFHPLFQFFYFDSVESLPTEPLDPSDLKPLNTRYDAQISVFGSKLQKKLEDAKVFIVGSGALGCEFLKNIALMGVSCGDQGKLTITDDDVIEKSNLSRQFLFRDWNIGQAKSTVAASAAASINSRLNIEALQNRVGPETENVFDDTFWENLTVIINALDNVNARLYIDQRCLYFQKPLLESGTLGAKCNTQMVIPHLTENYGASRDPPEKQAPMCTVHSFPHNIDHCLTWARSEFEGLLEKTPAEVNAYLSNPVEYKTAQRNAGDAQARDNLEQVLECLEKEKCETFQDCIAWARLRFEAYFVNRVKQLIYTFPEDAATSTGAPFWSAPKRFPQPLQFSVADPSHLQFVMAASILRAETFGIPIPDWIEHPKMLAEAIEKLIVPDFEPKKDVKIVTDEKATTLSVASIDDAAVINELIFKLELCTKNLPLGFKMKPIQFEKDDDTNYHMDLIAGLANMRARNYSIPEVDKLKAKFIAGRIIPAIATSTAMATGLVCLELYKALDGGHKQEDYRNTFANLALPLFSMAEPVPPKTIKHGDMSWTVWDRWILKGNPSLRELIQWLKDKGLNAYSISYGSCLLYNSMFLRHRERMDKKMVDLALEVAKAELGPNRKHLDVVVACEDDEDNDIDIPQISIYFA, from the exons ATGGCTCTTGGCGGTGCGAATTACACTGAAATCGATGAAGATCTCCATAGTCGGCAGCTGGCCGTCTATGGCCGTGAGACTATGAGGCGGCTTTTCGCATCGAATATTCTTATTTCCGGGATGCAAGGTCTTGGAGCTGAGATTG CGAAGAATCTCATTCTCGCTGGTGTCAAATCAGTGACTTTGCATGATGAAGGGGCGGTGGAATTGTGGGATTTGTCCAGCAATTTTGTGTTTTCTGAGACTGATGTTGGTAAAAACAGGGCTCTTGCCTCTGTTCAGAAGTTGCAAGAACTTAACAATGCTGTGATCATTTCCACCttaacaacaaaattaaccAAGGAACAACTTTCCAACTTCCAG GCTGTTGTATTTACTGATATCAGTTTTGAGAAAGCTATTGAGTTTGATGATTATTGTCATAATTATAATCCTCCTATCTCTTTCATCAAGGCTGAAGTTAGAGGTCTTTTCGGTTCtatattttgtgattttggACCTGAGTTCACTGTAGTTGATGTTGACGGAGAGGATCCTCATACGGGTATAATTGCATCTATAAGCAATGACAACCCAGCATTTGTATCATGTGTTGATGATGAAAGGCTTGAGTTTCAAGATGGGGATCTCGTTGTCTTCTCCGAAGTTCATGGAATGACGGAACTAAATGATGGAAAACCAAGGAAGATTAAGAGTGCAAGGCCGTATTCATTTACTCTTGAAGAGGATACTACCAAATTTGGTACGTATATTAAAGGAGGTATTGTTACGCAAGTGAAACAGCCCAAGGTGTTAAATTTCAAACCATTAAGAGAGGCTCTCAAAGACCCTGGTGAATTTCTGCTGAGTGATTTCTCAAAGTTTGACCGTCCACCTCTATTACACATAGCATTCCAAGCACTGGATAAGTTTGTCTCTGATTTAGGACGTTTTCCAGTTGCTGGTTCAGAAGAAGATGCCAATAAGCTTATTTCTATTGCTGGTAACATTAATGAGAGAGTGGGAGATGGAAAGGTGGAAGATATCAACCCAAAACTTTTGCGAAACTTTGCCTTTGGTGCCAGAGCTGTACTGAATCCCATGGCTGCCATGTTTGGTGGAGTTGTAGGACAAGAGGTTGTCAAAGCATGCTCTGGAAAGTTTCATCCTCTCTTTCAG TTCTTTTATTTTGACTCAGTGGAGTCACTTCCTACAGAGCCTCTGGACCCTAGTGATTTAAAACCATTAAATACCCGTTATGATGCGCAAATTTCAGTGTTTGGGTCCAAGCTCCAAAAGAAACTGGAGGATGCAAAAGTGTTCATCGTGGGATCTGGTGCACTAGGTTGTGAGTTCTTAAAAAATATTGCTCTGATGGGAGTTTCATGTGGTGACCAAGGAAAGCTAACCATCACTGATGATGATGTAATTGAGAAGAGCAACCTGAGCAGGCAGTTTCTCTTCCGGGACTGGAATATTGGGCAGGCCAAATCCACAGTTGCTGCTTCTGCTGCTGCATCAATAAATTCTCGTTTAAACATTGAAGCTTTGCAAAACCGCGTGGGTCCTGAAACTGAAAATGTGTTCGATGACACCTTCTGGGAGAATTTAACCGTGATTATTAATGCATTGGATAATGTTAATGCTAGGCTTTATATTGATCAGAGGTGCTTATATTTCCAGAAACCACTTCTTGAGTCAGGAACCCTAGGTGCTAAATGCAACACTCAGATGGTCATTCCTCACCTAACTGAAAACTATGGTGCTTCAAGAGACCCACCTGAGAAACAGGCTCCTATGTGCACTGTGCATTCGTTCCCTCACAATATTGACCATTGTTTGACATGGGCTCGATCTGAGTTTGAGGGTCTTCTTGAGAAAACTCCTGCTGAAGTAAATGCATATCTGTCTAACCCAGTTGAGTACAAAACTGCACAAAGGAATGCTGGTGATGCTCAAGCTAGAGATAATTTGGAACAGGTTCTTGAATGCCTTGAGAAAGAGAAGTGTGAAACATTCCAAGACTGCATTGCTTGGGCTCGTCTAAG ATTTGAAGCCTACTTTGTGAATCGTGTAAAGCAGCTGATTTATACGTTTCCTGAAGATGCTGCAACCAGTACTGGGGCTCCGTTCTGGTCTGCCCCAAAAAGATTCCCTCAGCCACTTCAGTTCTCAGTAGCTGATCCAAGTCATCTGCAATTTGTTATGGCTGCTTCTATCCTGAGGGCTGAAACATTTGGCATTCCTATTCCTGATTGGATTGAGCATCCGAAGATGTTGGCTGAGGCTATTGAGAAACTAATAGTCCCAGACTTTGAGCCGAAgaaagatgtaaaaattgtaacGGATGAGAAGGCTACTACACTCTCTGTTGCATCTATAGATGATGCAGCAGTTATCAATGAACTCATCTTCAAGTTAGAGCTTTGCACGAAAAATTTGCCACTAGGGTTCAAGATGAAACCTATTCAGTTTGAGAAG GATGATGATACAAACTACCATATGGATCTGATAGCTGGGCTTGCAAATATGAGGGCCAGGAACTACAGCATTCCAGAGGTGGACAAGCTGAAAGCCAAGTTCATTGCTGGAAGAATTATCCCTGCAATTGCCACTTCCACAGCTATGGCCACTGGTCTCGTCTGCCTGGAACTTTACAAAGCTTTGGATGGAGGACACAAACAGGAAGACTACCGTAACACTTTCGCAAACCTTGCATTGCCTCTGTTCTCTATGGCAGAGCCGGTTCCACCCAAAACCATCAAACACGGTGACATGAGCTGGACTGTTTGGGACCGATGGATCCTGAAAGGCAACCCAAGTTTGAGAGAACTCATCCAGTGGCTGAAAGATAAGGGGTTGAATGCCTACAGTATATCTTATGGAAGTTGCTTGTTGTATAATAGCATGTTTCTTCGGCACAGAGAACGAATGGACAAGAAGATGGTAGATCTAGCCCTTGAAGTGGCTAAGGCTGAATTGGGCCCAAATAGAAAGCACCTGGATGTTGTTGTGGCTTGTGAGGATGATGAGGACAATGATATTGACATTCCACAGATATCTATCTACTTCGCCTAG
- the LOC128036238 gene encoding ubiquitin-activating enzyme E1 1-like, translating into MATGPVCLELYKVLDGAHKVEDYRNTFTNLALPLFSMAEPVPPKVLKHRDMKWTVWDRWVLRDNPTLKQVIKWLKGNGLNAYSISYGNCLLFNSLFPRHRE; encoded by the coding sequence ATGGCTACAGGCCCTGTCTGCCTCGAGTTATACAAGGTTCTAGATGGAGCACATAAAGTGGAGGACTATCGAAATACATTCACAAATTTAGCACTGCCTTTGTTCTCTATGGCTGAGCCAGTCCCACCCAAGGTCCTGAAACACCGTGACATGAAGTGGACTGTATGGGACAGGTGGGTCTTGAGAGATAACCCCACACTGAAACAAGTCATCAAATGGCTCAAAGGCAATGGTTTAAATGCTTACAGCATATCCTATGGAAATTGCCTGCTCTTCAACAGCTTGTTCCCAAGGCACCGGGAATGA